DNA sequence from the Solea solea chromosome 12, fSolSol10.1, whole genome shotgun sequence genome:
CTTTACCTTCCACCTGCGTCTGGCATACTGTCTCCTAAAGTTCTCCAAGTTTACCACTGACAACCTCTTCACCATGGCCTGCCTGGGATTCAGAGGCTGCAGAGACACATCGAGGGAATAAGACGGCAGAGTGTTGATCTCAAATCTTTTAATCAAGTCCAGAAACCGAATGCTAATCTGGGTGTCATTATACAATCTGACATATAACAAGGAAACAAACTGACTTTtggaaatataataaataataaacatttatttcagtgaTTCTGACAAATATCAGTGTGCAAATGAGACCAAAAGTGTGAGGCATGTCATATAGCAGTTGAGGTgcgaataaaacaaaacactggtaaagaaaggaaacactgataaacacatCTATGATAAATCTTGTCATAGATGTTTTTTCTTGTCTGCACATGTCTCATAACATCTTCAAGAAAGCAATAAAACACTTtataaaaaagcaaataaataaatgcaaccTTCATTAAAAGTGCCTAActgaatatataaaaatactATGAATCATTTGACTACAAATTACtttacaaataacaaacaataacattgtAACAAAAAACCAAAGacttgaatgaataaaataaatcaatgagaTAAACGTCTACATTCATTTGATCGTGTGACTTTATCTGTAaaagacaaagtaaaaacattcataaatatcattaaatgttttttctttaaagccACCAAACCTAATCATAAGGACAGTGCATAGGTGTAATCAACATATGTTATTATCACTTTAAGTTTAGTATAATTCATTATGTTCAAACCAATGTGCTTAATTACTTGTTCATGAAATATTAAGGTCTAACAGACATACAGTACCACTGGTATCCATCATCTATCTCTGGTCAAGAAAGcaaataaacatatacattcaaatgtttgcgattctaaaaaaaattaataaaacactgtgtatttaacacattttctaaTCGTCACAAACGTGTTAAGAACTTTAGAGTCTGTGGCTGTTAACCAGACTCGCTGAGCGGTTGTTTGACCTCGGCACACAGTTCCCCTCTGCAGGACTGACACAGTAGCTCCTTCAGTGCCTGCTTCACATCCACGGTCAGCCCGCCGCTGTAGATGCTGTCACTGGATCCGTCTGGATGCAGAGAGCTCATCACTTCTTGCAGCCGCTGTACCTCAGAGTTCAGCTCCTGCCTCAGAGCGTCCAGCCGGCTCTGCCTCTGGTTGTACTTCCCACTGATGTTCTCCAGACTGGCGTCCACAGCCTTAATGTCGTCCTGCAGCAGCCTCCTGGTGGCCTCCACTTTGCGATACTCGTACCGGACCTGGGAGAGCTGCTTCCTTGCAGTCTCGCTCTCCTCCTTGTACCAGGCCTCCTTGTCGTTGTAGATGGAGAGCAGAGCCTCTATGTCTCCCTGGAGAGTGTGATGGGCTCCGGCCACCTTTGACAGCCCTGTCTCCATCAGGCTAATGTCTTCGACCACATGGGCAAAGCGCTCAAAGTTGACATACGTGTTGTTCTGGGGCATACTGGAATGCAATTGGATGGTGTACTCCTTCAGACGCTTTGTCTTCAGCTGCTCAGCTTTCTTCTCGGCGCTCTCCTCCACCGCGTGGCCGCAGGACTTCAGACAGAAGGGTGGAGGAAGGACACTGAGTGAGAGGATGTCTCATTGTCTCTGACACGCATGCAGTGGTGAAAATCCCAGCAGACACGGTACTGTAGGATTAGTATGTGACCCTACAGTGTGAGCCATGGTCGTTAAGAgcaccccaaaaaaaaaatggcagacaTTCCTGTTGAGTGTGTTTAGTCTCCTGGTTTCATGCTGGATGAAGACAACACTGGAGTGAACCTCTGTGCTATGACAGATTTGATAAACGTCCATGCCATTAAAACACAGTTAGTGAGATGTTGCTTCATCTTCGGTgcgtgaatgatgatgatgatgatggacaaAAAGActacatgtgttgacaggtgaTAAAATGTTCCCAGGGTTGCAacactttgtgtgttttgcagtAACAGAAACAAGAAGTGGTACAAAAACTTCAGTGTCCTGGAACTTATGTGTCTTTTTTGTACACGttaactgctgtgtgtgtgtgtgtgtgtgtggaatgctGATAGCCGGAGTTATTCAGAATACCAacaacatgccacaatacatgAGGTGCATTACCTTAATCCAGGGATGGTTGAGGGCATCTCGTATGGTCAACCGTTTCCTGAAACGATGGGAGAAACACATCGCAGTGAGAAACAGCAGTTGAGTAAACACAGCCAACCCAAATAGCTCCACTGGGGGACCGAGAGAGTTAGTCAGTCAAACATCAGGACGTGAAACTCTCAGGAATGTGTTTTCCGACTCATGTAACTTTCACGGGAATGTTTGGCTTCTGGGAAGTCCCTCAATTATGTTAAGGAAAATACGCAGCATGAAGAGGATCGCGTTGTACCAAAAAGACCGCCATGACACAATGTGTTGCCTGAGGTAATCAggttttgtgtgtaaataagGTTTATTCAGATGAACTTGTTTAGTGTATCAAATTGTATACCAACAACACATGAGCTCAACTCTTTGATCTGGAATTCTGTGGATTGTCCGTAATCCCACTCTCATCTggatcacactcacacattttatGTGACTATGATTTATGGCAGTGAAACCTCTAAACCTAGGCTTTGTACATGGATTGTCAGGCATGACCTTTGGCTTTCAGCTGTTTACCTTGTGTCCTTCTCCAGGAGCTGCCTGATGAAGCTCTTGGCAAGCTCACTTGTATTACTGAAGAATTCTTCATCGAACTGGTAGTTCATTGCAGAGACGTTTCCCAGCGTTTCCTGCTTCGAGTCACCGAGGAAGGGCGACGCGCCGCTCAAACTGAAACAACAGCACACGCATTCACACTCTGACTAAGACCTTCCTCGATAATCTCTTTGGGTACACCGACATTCCCAATCACAGTCACGAATCGTGCAaacttacagtatatatgtgaTGACTCCGATGCTCCTGTGAATAACAGCACAAGGTTAATCCACGGCAGCCGGTTGTATGAGAGGCAGCAGAGTCAGATGTAATTAAAGGATCTTACCACATGTCTGCCTCCAATCCCAGTGGCTCATAGTTGACTATCTCTGGGGCTGAAAATAGATATCCACATCACAAACAGGCCAAACACCAAGACTCATCTGCAAGTGTCCGAAAACGCTTACCGACAAATTCAGGAGtcccaaaaatgtttttaaattctgtCCCAGTTTCTATTCTGTGTGCAAGTCCGAAGTCTATGAGTTTGATGCGGGGAAGAGGAATGTTCCTGTCCAGCAGCATTATGTTTTCAGgctgaggttaaaaaaaacaaacaagaaaaaaaaacagacacctGTGTTTGTCAGCAGATTTCCTCTCGTGCCAAGATTGGTTAATACATACAGAACAATAAATGACACAGGTTACCTGATTTAAGCTGCCGTTTGTGTGAGCATTAAAGGAAAAGATGTAGTTATTCGTCTTATATGACATCTACCTCTAGTTTCCAGGCAAATACATCCAGGAATTTGTGTTTAAACTCTTTGTGCAGCGCGAAGAGGAGCCACTGCTGTACAAACACAAGACtttcagagagcagcagcagcagcagcagcagcggcagtgaCACTGCTCTCTGAGAGTGAGGCGATAACCTCGTGGTGTTTGTATCTCACAGTCTGGATCTTAGCCAGAAGAAACAGGAAGGATACACGATTCAGAAAAGCAAGCGTCTGCTGACATGTAGATAATGTAGAtacctgtttatttattcatatacaaCAACAGTGTCTCCTCACGGGTACAGCGTAAGTGAAGAATTATAAGGTGAAAAACAGTTTAAGGTGTGACGGTTGCCACGGATGTGGTACCTTTAGATCAAAATGTGCGATCCTCTTGGTGTGGAGGTACAGGACTCCGTCGAGGACCTGTTTGATAAACTGAGTGGCCTCCTCTTCACTGAGAGTCTCCTTCTGAGCCAGGAAATCAAACAACTCTCCTCCAGAgaccctgaaacacacacacacacacacacacacacacacacacacatagagacactcAGTGACTAAAGTAATCTGGGCTCTCTTGACTCTAATCTAAAGTGTGTTCTCAGAAATGTGACAGACCGGACCGGGATGCCTGACATTGCTGTATGTTTACTTGTTGTGGCTCcgcaaatgttttaaatcatccTCTGACCAGCTGGTGTCCCACACGCATGATTTTCTTTCATAatcagacaaagaaaacataatagACCGAGAGGTGAATGACGCTCAGTGTGTGACGCCGCAGCTCGCTGTCAGTTCACCCATACTTTAATTGGACTGAGCTTTCAGTCAGTCCTAATTGGGGACCTCCATGTTCCCAGGCACTCAATGGACACAAGCATTATTGACTCAGTGAGAGACATTCAGTTCTTTCTGGCACACGTGACTGTGGCCAAAGGTTTTCAGCAAACAAAGGTCTAAAAAAGTACCTTCTGTGGGCAGTTAACGCCCAGATTAGAATCAAGGATTTACCAGCCATGACCACAAACTTTAAAGGCACTGCAACCATATTTTGGTTTTATATTAAGAcaatatttctctctctttgtgtgacTGCAGGAGAAACGATAAATGATTTCCAGATAAACATGTTGAACGgcctgactgtgtgtgactgtggttaAATGTAGAAATATTACACTTTGGCGGGGAAAATGCTGTTATGTAAAATAATATGAGTGTCTAAAGGATGACATAACATCGCCATGGTCACATAGGCATTTCATTGTCTCACTGTTTTAAAGTGTAACACTGGTGTAATGTGTTCCTTCAGCATGGCAGATACTCCGACGTGTTGTCAGATCGCACAGTGACTCACAGTTCCAGGATCAGCACCACGTCTGTGCGGTTCTCGAACACGTCGTGCAGGGATATGACATTGGCGTGCTGGAGTTCCTGCAGGATGCTCACTTCCCTCTcaatctcctctctcctcacgcCGCGTCTGCTGGACCGACTCTGGCGCTTCTTGATGAACTTGGCCGCGTATTCGTTGCCCGTGGTCTTCTCTATGCAGCGCTTCACCACTGCAAACTGgccactgcagacacacagacagaaaacaataaGACTGCTCATGGCATAGTGATTCAAATCAGCAAATATCCTTCACTCGTATTGAGCTTTGGTGTCACGTTCAACAACCGTGTGTTAGACTCAGTGACATCTTATGGTGAGACTGCTCGTCGGAACTACGGTgaccttcacataccagaaagaatgtcgtttttttattcaaaattggTTTTGGCCATCGGAACTTTATGCAAGAGCCTTGCTTTAGCTTTAGTTCCGATGGCCAAAACCAATATTTACTCCAAAGCCAATCAATTCCCCCTAGATGTCACACACTacttaaattaaagttaaattcTCAACCACTAACAACAGGATACAGCTGCAGGTGAAGACAGATTCCAGAGAGGAAGACGTGTGTCAAAACTCGCTGAAATATTGCGACGTCgttcatcacttcctgtttcctgtccaGACAAAGAACAATCACACAATGAGACAGACCAGCAGTGTGGACAGAGCTGCCGTCCTCCCACTTAAGCAACATTCCGGCCAAATTTCTCGCCATCCTCAAGGGATCGGCccagagggggggaaaaaaaatcccaaagacTCGGAATATTTCACAACAGAGGTGTTGCTCCAAGACCCATCCCTCAGTTGGATGATTGTTTCACTTTTCATTGTGCTCTCGTGTTAGCGAGTCAGTCTAATACAATTATTGTTGTGCAACACTTCACCTCAGGTATTACCCCTCGCTCTGACATCACTATAGAGGCATTTCACTCATAACTGAGTCTCATTATCAGACCAGCACTTCTACCACTCCTGAAGCTCTCGCCTGCAGGATTCCTGCTGCTGTGCAGCTATCTGCTCACTCAATACGTGACCTCTTAGTCACTGATCTGGTCACAAATAGGCAACGGACAGACATGAGGGTATTGTCAGAGACGGCAAAGCTGTCCTCTGTGTGTAAGGACGGATGCACTTTGAATATGCGGTTGGATGAAATATTAGAGCTTGTGGTTGCGTGAAATTATCCATCAAATATTctgcatcacagcagacacCTTTTATTTTTAGACACTGTGAAGGGACacgcagaggaagagagagatagTAACTGGCAGGCATTTCATATATTTTGGATAGAACTGTCCACAAAGTGATTCCAGGGCGCCAGTGAGAAGCTGTCCACTCTGTGTCCTCTATCACCCTGGTGGTGTTTAGTGGGCTAAGAATAGCTTGGCTCACAGGCGCTTTCTCCACCTGcctcctctgtgctgctgctgctgctgctgctggggagAAAGGAAGTGCCTTTTGAGGCAGATGAGTGGAAAGAAAGGATGAGGGGAAAGGAGGAGTGCCGGATGAAAGACGAACTGAGTCTTCAGGATGGAAATAGCAGTTATCCACCAGGGGGCCACTCCTCTAGCTGCAAAAAGAACTCTGCTTGAATGGGAGTCCATGAGAAAATGAGCCTacatctcacttgatttataacatcagtaaacatttgcCTAAATAGTGAATGGTCTAAATTGCTAATTTCAGCTCTTTTTCAATAGAGAACAACATCAATTTTGTGAATTATGGTCCCATTTAGAGgtaaatagacaataaagcacggCACATGAGTGGATATTAGTTTGATTTTTTGCAGGTGATGCAAGGTTTCAAAATGGGAATTTGTTTAGCAACTTTGAAAACTATGTCCATTTCTATATCCAGTCTATGCTCCTGCTGTACTCATTTCACCTGACTGTTTTCCACTTTCAGAGAGAGTTGACACAGAGATACCTCCAGCTCATCTTACAACAAACAAGCAGATTAGATGAAGCAAACATCATAAAGCAACtttttaaccttaaccacattAGTGTACGGACGGGTGAGACAGTTTGCTCTTTGCAGACACACCCTGGGCTGTGCTTATTCAGGTTGACAGTCACATGTGGGAGCAGCtcctctgaaaacacaaagcttTCTATTATATTTGAAATTACAgatgtgtgggggttttttttttagctttgttctgtttttttagaCCATGCAAAGCTACAGTAGATAGTGAATCGAAACTGGAGGGTCAACGTCATACAAGTGTAATTAACTAGTGTGTCAATGAAGAAGAATAATGAACGTGTTTGCGTGAGAGCAGTAGTCAGCTGCAAAGCACCATCAGGTATTATTTTAATTCTATCAGGGCAACAAACCATCAATAACATTAGACTGAGGTGGAAATATGTCTCCGTGGAGAATGCAGGAGAGAAATAGGATGAGAGCGTATGGGGAAGGCATGTGCACCATAACAGAAGGGCCAAGCTTTCAGCTGCAGAGGTAAAATAACAACAGGAAGGGTGGGGTGATGAAGCAGTGTAACAAGGAATCCCAAAAGCTTCCTCTATTGCTGTTGCATTCACAGGGTCTCTCTACACCTCTGAGACGTCTAACAATGTTAAAGATGACTCAActgtggggaggaggaggaggaggaggaggaggaggaggagaagggcaAGTCATCCAATGAAGTCCAcatgcacaaacagacaccgAGCAGCCTGAGGGGAGGAACAGTCACATGGCAGGAGCAGCAACAGTGTCCTGACATTTGCCTGTTAAGCAAGAGTGAGCCGAGCAGAAAagcccccccatcccccccgtTGATGGTTGTAACCCAAATGTAAgaaaggaaaggatctttattgtcattatacaacaactggtattgcacaacgaaatggtgaagtcagatggagggttgatcagagccgctgccacaagggaccaacctgaccgaatggaactaacattctaacatgttttaatggtgggaggaaaccggagagcctgggggggggaaacccatgcagacatggggagaacatgcaaactccacacagaaaggtcccagaccaggaattgaacccagcaccttcttgctgtgaggcaacagtgctaaccactgcgccaccatgTCAGGGCACAACACAAATGTCAGTGGAGGGACATGGGGCTTCACTTCAGTGTTGTTACTTAGTGTAGAgtaacagcagagagagagcagtgatgCTGGGAGTGGTATTCCAAAGCGGGCCAGGCGTGCCGACTGTCTTAGCTGTAAGCCGGCCACAGTGGACCTGAAAGAACCGTCTCTCCGCAGAGTTTCCACTTCAACAGCTGAAGGTTATTATGCACAGCCAAGGTTGGAGGAATGCTCGGACAAGTGGCGCCAGCCcaatatttaaacacatttctcttCTGAACAACCTCAAGGGCTGCGATGACAATGAAAGCCAGACTCATAATTGGCCAAGCCCTGTCCCTAACTACCTTTATCGTCTGAAAACTGAGTATCAAGTGGGAGGCAGCTCAAACCAAAACGTTCTGTTGTACTACCTCCAGGAAGATATGTCAAGATTTATGGCCTAAAACTCATGATGAGATGAGAGGCGTGCTGTAGATTCCTGGTTTTAAAGTGGCTCAATGTCAACAAGGCATCTCTGGTGTAGCGTGGTATTTGCTGACAGTCATGTTGTGACCTCTGTCGAATGAGAACTCTTGGAATGTCCAAGAGATCCACATGGAATTCCCTCATTCCGGCCccactgaataaaaacattttagttCCCTCGACAGCAGGGACGTGGTTCCTCTGAGAGCTGACTATGTGCTTTGCGGAGCCTCAACATGCACAGTATGTGCAGTAAATCTCTTAGGGAGAAATTCTGTCACTAACACACTGCTGCCTGTATCGTGCATCTTTTCATGCAAATTAAAAACGTtccacttccattcatttcctcctgcattaATGTTCCGGGGATTTCTAGGAATCTGAAATTTGAGtggtacaaataaaataaaaagcggATGGAAATGTTAGTTTTGTAGATTTAGAAGTATTGAATCATGGTGCTATTTTAATCGTCATGTGATCACCCCACAGTGATTAGGGGACACGTGCAGTATATGCGTCAGTGTCATAGCAATCCAGCCAAAAATGTCGGTGGTTCTGGAATAATTATATAAAGGAAAAATGTCCCATTCAGTGTCAAAGTTAGGAGAACGGGATTCAGCTTCTGGGGAACATGAATGCCTCTTTCTAATCTGTCCTTTTGTTGAGATGCTGAACCAAACTAACAACCAGAGTCATTTAATCACCTGGATGCACACGTAGAGCATGTCAGAGGAGTGATAGAAGAAATGTGCTGCGCATAGATGAGctgtgtgagtgggtgaatggcagaactgtagggtaaagcagctgtgagtggtcatcaagactagaaaatacCACAAGTTGAAGGAAGTTTACAAGCCTTTTATTTCTGTTCAGGAACGCAAAGACAATGGCTCTTCCTATTCGAACGAGCATCCTGTGAAATTCTTGTCTTTACTTGACAATGACTAAGCAACAGTAAGTGTTAACATCAGTTACAACATCCAGCAAACacacgtaaaaaaaaaccctctcagACCAAACACGGTGTGGGTCACGACCAAACATGGCCGAGTACAAATCTGTTGTTGACAGGTTAGCGTTCACATAGCTCACCACCTTTGCCTTAACGGTCACTTACATAAAAGTTCACCCGGGTTCACCAGTCTCTCACCAGGGAGGTTCGCTGGCAGCTGTGCGCTCACATTGAGACACACTTCCCACTGCATGTCAGCATCAGTGTCATCAATCAGACGCTGGGACGTTTACACTCGTCAGCGAATGCCTCACACATCTCAAGCAAAGGGTTACTTTAGAGATCACTTTACTGAAAACTTTCCATCACCAGTGGAAAGAAACAACGtgtgcgactgtgtgtgtggacttcTGTGACATTAAAGTCTGTCAGCAAACGGAGTGATgatgtgatgaattgaatttcctttgggggggggggggggggtggctcAACAGTTCCATTGGACATGGAACACTACTGAAACATTACACATCGACCACTTTCTGGGCCCCCCAATCGTCAAACTTTTCCAGCAAACTTGAGAGGACGATAAAGAAACAGTTCCACTGTAGTGGTCAGTGGAACGAGGTCTCAACCCACGATTGCTCTCACAAACTGAGGGTGGCCCCCCCAAGACCctctataaacatgtcacaacaaataacaaatccTCCTTGAATTACTGATAACATTTTCAGAGGCATCCTGTCTTTGCGCGTCAGTCACAACCACCTGCGGCTTTTAACCACAGTCAGTGTTAGTTTCTGTCTCTCACGACCGTGGTGCTCAACATGCACGAAGCCCTCGTCTCAGGCAAAAGCTCgacagcacagagacacatttgcacattaGACTTTCAGCTATTCCACTTGCATTGCCTTCCAATTATGTGATTTACTGATGTGTTGctaatgtggggaaaaaaaagaaaacactttgatCTTCATTTAACCAGGAAGGTGTTGGAAGTGTTCATTTAACATAACTAGTTATCAATAAAGGATTTCCACAATAATCAGTACGTTTGTAAATAGATAAGCTCTTTTCCAGGAACTTGTCACTTTACTGATGAAAGTCTCATAACTACTCTATGAAGCATTTGTATTTGCAACTCATTTACCATTAATAGTTGGCGCCATGTCACAAAGCGGATCACATTATTATACGTGTTGTGACTGTCAGATGAAATCAGAAAaggaatttctttttaatgcacaacacaatagaaaaacaaaagtgtgtgcACACAGCTGGAGCAGTCCACATGTTACATAGTAGACCTTGTTGTGTGCTGTCAGGGTGTGTCAACAAAGCTGCTCAGCGGTCAGCTCAGCAAACACTGGTGCACAGAGTGAATATTTTGACCACTCGTAAAGTGTCACAGATCAGGCCTGTTTCCCTCCACGCCCGCTCTTGTCTGTTAACATGTGGCGCACATGCCAAACCTGTGCTTCTGTGCAAACTCAATTTGCAGTTTCCTCAAACCAACCTGTTCACTTCCTCAAATGTGTTTCCCCATGGGAGACTGTTCTCTCAGTATCCTTGATGTGTGCCCTGCACAGGCtaaatgaactgaactgaactctCCTCAGTTCTCCACATTTTGCCTTCAACACATCGAGCCTCCGCCCAGAATCAACTCTTAAATCAGTCTGGACTCACTGTGGAGGGGACACCGCCTGTTTTCATGgagtaccttttttttttttatctctctcaCTGTAAACTTCAACCTACTTAAGCTCAGTGAAGTGACACTCCCCATTTCATGCTTTAACATGAATGGCCATCTGTTTGCATTcctacatatacacacacacattaaagtgGACCACTGCAGGGGGACCACgctcattctcacacacataaACGGGAGGGGGTATTTTTGGGTGTTAACTGTTCACAATGAAACTTAAAGAACACTCACCTTCCCAATTCCTCTCCAATTTCATAGAAATCATCCACACTCTGTTGTTTGAACACCGCCATGCCAGGTGTCTTCATTGATGTGCTTTGTCTCCTTGATAAACACCACTTCAGTCTGGTCTGGTCAGCAAACCGTCTTCCTTTTCACCCACAATCTAGCCCTGTGCATAGACACCCAGGTTAATTTCTGACAGGAGTGATTAAGATTTGAACTACATGTTGCAGCTTGCTGTGGAGCATTCCATTTCAGAGCTGTGCCTACTTTCCCCTTTCTGTttagaaatacaaaaaagtgcacttgatctgttttttttttactgatccAAACACTTAGTGAGAACAAATTACAAACCAGTGCCAGACTGGGTGGTATAACAGTGTTAAGTTCTTGTGATTATGCAAAAGATTACAGATAAATGGGGGTAATTGGGGCAATGTATCCattgtgaaacattgtgtttggcTGAAAGAGAGCGACAATAACAACTGCATGGACTTTGTTTCAATAATAGGAATGTcgaattaaaatgcaaaaacacacatttcacaacCATAAACTTCACATAAAGTAAGTTGCAACAAAGTGACAGCAGCTTAAATGTTACCTTGGTGCTCGTCAGATGCAGGGCTGGTGATAAACTAGCATCTGGTCCCACGTCTCCTACAGCTGCTCTGCTCCGCTCATGAACACAGTCCAGTCACAAAGCTGCTTCTCTGCcgtctctgttgttttctgtccctTGCAGCAGCACCATCAGGCTTTTGAGTCTGcacaagccccgccccccccacccctgaTGGCTCCACTGTGGAACTGAAGAATGAGAGATGCAGGCTATGAATAAAGATGACTCCAGCATCTGCTGTCTGCTGTGTGGGGCACAGAGTTAGCCGTTAACCTAAGGTTGAGACACAACTTTCTGTCAGACAAAGTTTATTGAATTTGTCCTTCAACTGGTATTACACAAAAGTATAGTGGCGTATGCttgtttttgtaacatacaAGCTTGGAAAACAAAGTGAAGTGCCAAATAATATTGTGAAATCATCCTTTTTGTGCAATACGGTGCTgagaaaaagcaaaagaaataaaaagacaagaaaatgactaaatgaaatGGATGCAAATAAATCTTAGAACAAAACTATGTGTATAACATGAGTGGACcgaagggggagaaaaaaaagtttgtttcttTAACTGTGAATTGTTTCAGAGAGACCTGCTCTcatgaggaaataaaaaagacttaaGACTTTACATTCTATCACAATAACAATTGCACTCAAGTCATTTGTTCACAGGTTTGATCGGTGAGACAAAGATTGCATGCACAATTATTTTGCCGACCACATCTCTGTGAATCATATGGGAAATGAAGCAGAGAACGCTGTAACGAGTTGTAAACAATACCTCATCAcgcaaaagaaaatgaagaaaaaccatCCTCCCACTTACAAACAGCATAAGTGCTAAACCATGTAAAAAGgcttttttatgtgtgttttgtttgtcacaCAGGAAATGTAGAGAATAAAGCCACGGCACTGAGGAGAAAACCGTCACGTGTTAGTACCTTAAATGTTTCTCTGNNNNNNNNNNNNNNNNNNNNNNNNNNNNNNNNNNNNNNNNNNNNNNNNNNNNNNNNNNNNNNNNNNNNNNNNNNNNNNNNNNNNNNNNNNNNNNNNNNNNNNNNNNNNNNNNNNNNNNNNNNNNNNNNNNNNNNNNNNNNNNNNNNNNNNNNNNNNNNNNNNNNNNNNNNNNNNNNNNNNNNNNNNNNNNNNNNNNNNNNCACCAAAGTTTACAAATCTCCTGTAACACAGAGCTTTGCATCATCCTTTGTATTTGAATATTTCCTGACGTTGCTATTGTGAGACACTCTCAGTGTTCCGACTGCTGTTGTCAGTTATTTACGACATTGTAAACGACTGACAGCAGCCACTGTGAAAAGGTCCTGGTCGGGAAATGATGAAGCGACTGACGGCGTGATGAGTTCCACtgagcttcctcagtttcagagTGCATGCTGGTTTAcggtcacactgtcctgacttacatgaacTAAACCAGAGCCATTGTTAATGTGACCAGTGACATCGGGGCTTTCCTTCCTAATACATGTGGCAGAATGGCTGCTGTACAAAGTGCCAAAAACAGAACTAG
Encoded proteins:
- the dapk2b gene encoding death-associated protein kinase 2 isoform X2 is translated as MKTPGMAVFKQQSVDDFYEIGEELGSGQFAVVKRCIEKTTGNEYAAKFIKKRQSRSSRRGVRREEIEREVSILQELQHANVISLHDVFENRTDVVLILELVSGGELFDFLAQKETLSEEEATQFIKQVLDGVLYLHTKRIAHFDLKPENIMLLDRNIPLPRIKLIDFGLAHRIETGTEFKNIFGTPEFVAPEIVNYEPLGLEADMWSIGVITYILLSGASPFLGDSKQETLGNVSAMNYQFDEEFFSNTSELAKSFIRQLLEKDTRKRLTIRDALNHPWIKPLNPRQAMVKRLSVVNLENFRRQYARRRWKLSFRIVALCNHLTRIMKKGQKLPEQEGRDCESDQEEDILKRRPRTRKRSSTS
- the dapk2b gene encoding death-associated protein kinase 2 isoform X1, producing MKTPGMAVFKQQSVDDFYEIGEELGSGQFAVVKRCIEKTTGNEYAAKFIKKRQSRSSRRGVRREEIEREVSILQELQHANVISLHDVFENRTDVVLILELVSGGELFDFLAQKETLSEEEATQFIKQVLDGVLYLHTKRIAHFDLKPENIMLLDRNIPLPRIKLIDFGLAHRIETGTEFKNIFGTPEFVAPEIVNYEPLGLEADMWSIGVITYILLSGASPFLGDSKQETLGNVSAMNYQFDEEFFSNTSELAKSFIRQLLEKDTRKRLTIRDALNHPWIKSCGHAVEESAEKKAEQLKTKRLKEYTIQLHSSMPQNNTYVNFERFAHVVEDISLMETGLSKVAGAHHTLQGDIEALLSIYNDKEAWYKEESETARKQLSQVRYEYRKVEATRRLLQDDIKAVDASLENISGKYNQRQSRLDALRQELNSEVQRLQEVMSSLHPDGSSDSIYSGGLTVDVKQALKELLCQSCRGELCAEVKQPLSESG